AGCGAGGATCTGCCTAGCCTAGTACAAATCGGTGATAGGTGTACCGGCTCTCCGGCGGGACGACGTCGGGCCAAGGGCTGCGTCTATCCGGCCGGGAATAGTCTCCGTTTGGacgctgctgccgctgtcgcCTCCGCTTCCGCATCGCCCACGTCCATTAGTAAATTTACCCGCACGCGCGTGGCCGCCGGAGGATTGGCAGCCAAACAGGCTGCCGGCAATAACGAAAGTAACGTTTAATAGTTGTAAGTTGCAAGCAGTACCTTCACCTGGACACACAGATGCGATTTCAGCCCAAAGTCGACAATTATGCCGTTGCCATTGCTTTCACACAAGCGATACATACACAAAACCAGTTGATTACAAATTAAAGGAACTCACAAGGAATCTAACATTTTGCATACCGATTACCTAAGGAACAACATTTAGCATTAACACACAAGCGTTTACTATTAACTAAATgcaatatgtatatttatatacagatatataaatatatatttttttgtgcagCCAAGCCCCAAGCGACgagaaattttaataaaacgttttaaaaaatgaatacTCTGTAATGTCGTTGATTAGgaaaatggcacaaaaaaCTTCAAACTTTAAAGTGTAACGGTTTTTTGCTTAGTTGGAATATGGTATTTTGAAAGTGGTTGAGTTCACCGCACTGTTAACCGCTAACAGCTCACTGTGGCGCACAACAGTACACTATCGGCTGTTAACGGctctgttttggttttttgtccAATTCCAAAGTTCGTTGCGTTCGCATTTGTTTACATCATTGCTCGATTCGGTGTTCTATAGCCAAAAACGATGTCCCTGATTGCCCAGGCGAGTCGCACAGTGCCGCAGCTACTGTTGCACTTGAACCGCCATCTGGTCACCTCCTGCTCAAGCGCCGCATCCGCCACGTCCTCGAAACCGCCGGATGTCGACCAGTCGATCACTGCCGACCAGCTCCTCGGACCGGAATCGCAGCGCAGGTGCATGGAGAAGATGCGCAGCCTGCCGGCATTCCCGCGTCCCAAGGCGCTCACGCCCAGTCGCCGGGAAAAGCAGACATCCGCGGTTCTTATCGCCCTCTGCCAGGAGCGCGGCACGTCAGTATAGCCAGTTAAACTAGGAATGCGACCATTTGAATAAGCTGCATCGCTTTGCTCTTTCAGGAATGAAATATCCCTACTATACACCCGACGATCGCGACACCTGCGCAGCCACAGCTTTCAGATCTCCTTTCCGGGCGGAAGGCGCGATGATCACGACTCGAGCTACGTGGACTGTGCGCTGCGCGAAACAGAGGAGGAGATCGGCCTACCGCGCCATCGCATCCAGGTGTGGGGCGAGGCCAAGCAGCTACAGCTGCCGAGGACCTCGTCGATTGTGCCAGTGGTGGGCGTGGTGCCGGACTTTAGCCTCTCCGAGCTGCGTCTCAACtgggaggaggtggaggaggcgTTTAGTGTGCCGCTCACTTCGCTAATGCTGCCCAAGGCCACCAGGCACACACAGTTTCGTAGCGGCTACAGCGGTCCAGTATTTGTTGTAGACCATTATCGCATCTGGGGCATCACCGGCTATCTGACGCACCTCTTCCTGCACTGCCTGCTGCCACCCAATTTGCTGCCCGATTGCCTCAAGACGAACATCAAGTTCATTCGGCCCTTTAAGCTACCGCCCAAGCTGCCGCATCATCGCGAGCACTCCGCCGGGGATCCCTCGATGCGCACCTGACGAGACATCCGCGATCCGCCGACCGTAATCCTACTCAGGCTAGCAACAATCTGGTACTGTGATTGGGCCAAATGTGCTTCGCTCGAACCGAACAATTGGCCAATTCTGATGGTGTTCTTTGTTTTAGTGTACGCGTTAATTGTTAATTCTCGGAGAGATTTATAATAAAACTGTTGACCATTATGTTGAAATCGAAGAGGAGCTCTTTATTCGAGCTAAGACGATGCCATTTAATGATTTATATCTTTGATAAGGCTTATCATGAAATGAACATGTTAAGTAAAAGGCAATAATTgtctttttgtgttttttttttatttgtaattttcacttaaatacaaaaaatactcTTCATTTCCTCCtctaattttctttttttttttttttgttttgtttttcttgttatgataaaataaaatatttaaataaaaattaaaagcgaacaaaatggaaaactttcgccagggagcaaaaaaaaattcaaaatcataATTTTGCAATAGAAAAAAAAGATTTGTCTTCGAATACAACAAAAAAGCTCCTTGCagaataaaaaattataaattaaaataaacattttaaaggaACGGGAAGCGCTCCTTCAGGCGATcgatacattttaattgacaGCGAGCTACGTAATTATATTCATGCGTTTGCCTGTGGACATCTGTATGTCAAACacaaatgttttaatattaattaagcaaacaaacatgcAGGCGGGCCAAGTAAGTCAAAGCCTTCTCGATAGATTGTGGCtggtgtttctttttttttttttccaaatggGGTTTAAATTAAGCATAGCTGAAGAAAGGCAACGCGGCTGCTTAAAGAACACTTGTTGTTATGCTTGTTATATATAGtaggtttatatatatatttatatataatatatgcatGGGTAGTTATATCCGTTAAGTATACATCTATGTATAGTCCTCagagttgctgctgttgtaaAATTGTCCAAAATATTGTGGTTGCGATTGCTGTATACTATTAGTTGATGTGTGGTGTGGCTGCATGGATCTGCTCCATAGGAAACCTACTCCGAAATATCAATTGGAATGTATGTGGTAAACGTGGGCGTCTCCAGCTCCTCGTGCTTCTTCATTTTGAGACTCTGCAAGCGGCAAATGGAGATTCTAGAGATTGGAGCCCAGTAAAATTGGCACAATGGCAAGTTACGCACCTGTTGCAGCTTGTAGTGATTGATAATGTCCTGGTCGGCCGGGCACGATTGTGTGAAGGCGTCCAGCTGGTACATGTGATACATGTAGCGCCACAGGGCCGTCAAGTGCGTCTGCAAGGAGTCGGATAGTGAGAACGTTGAGTCATTGATACCTGGTCGGGTTGGCTTATTCATTCGATTCTGTAGCTGATGGCTATAATTGGACTTCGAGCGGCAATAACGAAAATGATTTAAAGCCCATTCACAATCAAAGTTATACAATGTATTAGCCTTAGATTGCTATTAAATCTATATTGCAATACAACTTATCACATTCATTCTTGCGCTATTAATCATTTAGGCAAAAAGTCACAAAGCCACTAAGTCAATATTTGCCCACTGCTTTCTATTCGCAAATAAAGTCTTTATCagcaaaagttttcctgacTAATCCATTGGCAAATACGATAATGCAGTTACTCCTGCTGTGGCTGTGATACCCTGGAACACCCCCACTGCTTACCGGGATTTCAAAGTCGACAAAGTACTTGCCCGCCACACGGATGTGCTGCAGGCGCGGCATCAGCTCACAGTCGAAGCAGCACATGGTGTCGCCGGTGAGGAAGCGCGTGTTGCGCGCGGACAGATGATCGTTGATCTTGCGCAGATGCGAGAGCAGGGCGTTGTTCTTGGCCTCGTCCTTCTTTACCAGCATCAGCTTCAACTTGACATACAGGTTCTCGATCAGGGTGGCCACCTCCTTGTCCTGGACAAACAGATTGTAGCCGCCCGGTATGTTCTTCATGATGTGCCGCTCGATCTTTTCGTTCTCCAAAATGGCCAGCCCATTGTCAATGAGGATGGGCGGGTGTGTGGCCTCAAAATTGGTACGGAAATCGGGCGGCGGCTTCTGCATATCCACCGTCGTCACCTTCAGGCTGATCGTCTTCAGTTCGGCCAGTAGATATAGGTCCATGAAGTACTCCTGGCAGAACAAACAGGCGCCCTTCCGCCTGCCGTCGATGGTCGAGGCCTGCAAATCGAAGCGGAAAATGTTAACCAATTTAGTGTCTCGGGGATTCGGGGAAAGcaagcgtttttttttaatcaaaaagTGAGAGGGGTGCGAAAATGTTTACTTGGCCATTTCGATAAGTTGGCTTTGCGGCGATACCATCAAGTGTTAATGTGGGTCACATTCCGGGGACTGGGCATTTTTCCAGCGATTGGACATTGCCTCCAGTCCACTTAATGGACACATAATGGCACATCGCGTGCCGGCAATTACTGATAAACGCAAATCAAACagaaatttaacaaaataagACAACATAGTTTTCCATTATGATCATgtgacatcatcatcatcatcatcatcatcataatcatcataACCATAAACGTTCTGCGTTGTTCAACAGCCCAGCGTGGCGTGATGAGCCATCGAGGTTTGTTTGCtcgccatttttttttttttttttttttttgggggacCGGAAGCGATCCAAAGGCAAGACAAGCGACGTCGAGTGGACGACGACGATACTAGCCAAGCCCGACGAGAATTCTGCATCGCTGCACTGCCAAGGCCAGTGGAGGATAGGCAGATACATTTGTAGCTACACAGATGGGAAGATAAATAGTGAGACGGCAAGGCAATGCCAGCGCCACAGGCTACAGTGAGCACTGACTAAGTTGAGTCAAGTCTCTGCATTTGCATTCCAGCAATATCAGCCGCCGATATCACAAGTATTTACAGATTAAGCATATTTAGCACACCCTGACTATTTACGTGATTATTTAAAGCTGCCAGTGgt
The DNA window shown above is from Drosophila melanogaster chromosome X and carries:
- the CG11095 gene encoding uncharacterized protein translates to MSLIAQASRTVPQLLLHLNRHLVTSCSSAASATSSKPPDVDQSITADQLLGPESQRRCMEKMRSLPAFPRPKALTPSRREKQTSAVLIALCQERGTNEISLLYTRRSRHLRSHSFQISFPGGRRDDHDSSYVDCALRETEEEIGLPRHRIQVWGEAKQLQLPRTSSIVPVVGVVPDFSLSELRLNWEEVEEAFSVPLTSLMLPKATRHTQFRSGYSGPVFVVDHYRIWGITGYLTHLFLHCLLPPNLLPDCLKTNIKFIRPFKLPPKLPHHREHSAGDPSMRT
- the Clic gene encoding chloride intracellular channel, isoform A, which gives rise to MSEVESQQSQETNGSSKFDVPEIELIIKASTIDGRRKGACLFCQEYFMDLYLLAELKTISLKVTTVDMQKPPPDFRTNFEATHPPILIDNGLAILENEKIERHIMKNIPGGYNLFVQDKEVATLIENLYVKLKLMLVKKDEAKNNALLSHLRKINDHLSARNTRFLTGDTMCCFDCELMPRLQHIRVAGKYFVDFEIPTHLTALWRYMYHMYQLDAFTQSCPADQDIINHYKLQQSLKMKKHEELETPTFTTYIPIDISE